The following are encoded together in the Ovis aries strain OAR_USU_Benz2616 breed Rambouillet chromosome 15, ARS-UI_Ramb_v3.0, whole genome shotgun sequence genome:
- the LOC101122462 gene encoding olfactory receptor 51I2: protein MGLFNITHPAFFLLTGIPGLESSQFWLAGPLCVMYAVALGGNTVILQAVRAEPSLHQPMCYFLSMLSFSDVAMSMATLPTVLRTFCLNARTIDFDACLIQMFLIHSFSMMESGILLAMSFDRYVAICDPLRYATVLTNEVIAGMGLAVASRSFITLFPLPFLIQRLPICRSNVLSHSYCLHPDMMKLACADITINIVYGLFVLISTFGMDLLFIFLSYVLILHSVMAIASREERLKALNTCVSHILAVLAFYVPMIGVSMVHRFGKNVPRYIHVLLSNIYLFVPPVLNPLIYSAKTKEIRRAIVHMFHHIKM from the coding sequence ATGGGGTTGTTCAATATCACTCACCCTGCCTTTTTCCTTCTGACTGGTATCCCTGGCCTGGAGAGCTCTCAGTTCTGGCTAGCAGGACCCCTCTGTGTGATGTATGCTGTGGCTCTCGGGGGCAACACAGTGATCCTGCAGGCTGTGAGAGCGGAGCCCAGCCTGCATCAGCCCATGTGCTACTTCCTGTCCATGCTGTCTTTCAGCGACGTGGCCATGTCCATGGCCACACTGCCTACTGTTCTCAGAACCTTCTGCCTCAATGCCCGCACCATTGATTTTGATGCCTGCCTAATCCAGATGTTCCTCATCCATTCCTTCTCCATGATGGAGTCAGGCATTCTGCTGGCCATGAGCtttgaccgctatgtggccatttGTGATCCCTTGCGCTATGCCACTGTGCTCACTAACGAAGTCATCGCTGGAATGGGTTTAGCAGTGGCTTCTCGGAGCTTCATCACCCtgtttcctcttcccttcctcatCCAGAGGCTGCCTATCTGCAGATCCAATGTCCTTTCCCACTCCTACTGCCTTCACCCAGACATGATGAAGCTGGCCTGTGCTGACATCACAATCAATATCGTCTATGGACTCTTTGTTCTTATATCGACGTTTGGCATGGACTTGTTATTTATCTTCCTCTCCTATGTGCTCATTCTGCACTCAGTCATGGCCATTGCCTCCCGTGAGGAACGCCTCAAAGCTCTCAACACATGTGTGTCACATATCTTGGCTGTACTAGCATTTTATGTACCAATGATTGGGGTCTCCATGGTACACCGCTTTGGGAAAAATGTCCCACGCTACATACATGTCCTTTTGTCCAACATCTACCTCTTCGTGCCTCCTGTGCTCAACCCTCTCATTTATAGCGCCAAGACAAAGGAGATCCGCCGAGCCATTGTTCACATGTTCCACCACATCAAAATGTGA